Sequence from the Fictibacillus arsenicus genome:
CGGAACGTCCTGGTTCTACTGGACCGGAAGCTCAAGTTGGGCATGAAATTCTAGATGTTTTTCAAGTTGCAAAAGGCCGTATCATTATTGCTTCCTTTGCATCGAATGTACACCGTGTTCAGCAAGTGATGAATGCAGCTGCCAAAACGAATCGCAAAGTGGCTGTTAATGGCCGAAGCATGGTGAAAGTAGTAGACATCGCTTCACAGCTTGGTTATTTAAATATCGAAAAAGACCTCCTTATCACAATTGATCAAGCAAACGATTACAGTGATGAGAAGGTTGTCATTCTAACAACCGGAAGCCAGGGAGAGTCTATGGCTGCATTGTCAAGAATGGCTCAGAAATCTCATAAGCAAATTGCACTGCGTCCTTCAGACACAGTTGTTATTGCCGCTACCCCGATACCTGGTAATGAAACATCTGTTGCTAAAATGGTAGATAAATTAATGCGGACTGGTGCAGATGTAATTTTCGGCCAGAAAAAGGTTCACGTTTCAGGACATGGAAGTGCAGAAGAGCTGAAATTTATGCTCAGTATGATGAAGCCAAAATATTTTATTCCCGTTCATGGTGAATATAAAATGCAAAAGGCCCATCAAAAACTTGCGATTGAAGTTGGAGTAGAAAAAGATAATATCTTTATCATTGATAAAGGTGAAGTTGTAGAATTTGCAAACGGACAGGCTCAAAAGACTGGAAAAGTTCCTTCAGGAAATGTTCTTGTTGATGGATTAGGTGTTGGTGATATTGGCAATATCGTACTGCGTGACCGTAAACTTTTATCACAGGACGGCATCCTTGTTGTTGTAGTAACGATCAGCAAAGATTCTCATCAGCTTATATCCGGACCAGAAATCATTTCCCGCGGCTTCGTATATGTGCGTGAAAGTGAAGCGCTGCTTCAAGAGGCAAATACAAAAGTCCGTGAAGTTCTTGAAAAGTGCATGAGCGAGAATATGAAGGAATGGTCGAGTCTAAAATCAAATGTAAGAGATACATTAAGTCAGTATTTGTTTGAAAAAACAAAAAGAAGACCAATGATCATGCCGATCATCATGGAAATTTAACCTGCTGTTTTTTAGCAGGTTTTTTTATTTTCTTATCATACGTTTGGAAATAACGCCCATACTAATAAGAACTAAATGAGAAGGGGTGGAGATTTATGGACCAAACACCTGAAACAGAAACACCGCAGCCGGACGTGCCTCATAAAAAAGACGAAAGCTCAGGACTGATCCAAAAAATTCAATCACTAGGACAAACAAATGTACCTCAGCTTGAAGGTTCGAGTATTCATTGTTTAACGATAGTAGGACAGATCGAAGGCCA
This genomic interval carries:
- a CDS encoding ribonuclease J, coding for MSKQNREKIKVFALGGVGEIGKNMYVVDTGEEIFVMDSGLMFPKEEMLGIDIVIPDVTYLKENIERVTGIFLTHAHEDHIGGLPYVLRQVPVPVYGTRLTLGLVEAKLKEAGLLRSTELNLIETNQKLSFNSAKVSFFHVNHSIPDAVGIAIHTSQGVIANTGDFKIDHTPIDGQHTEFGKISALAEEGVLCLLSDSTNAERPGSTGPEAQVGHEILDVFQVAKGRIIIASFASNVHRVQQVMNAAAKTNRKVAVNGRSMVKVVDIASQLGYLNIEKDLLITIDQANDYSDEKVVILTTGSQGESMAALSRMAQKSHKQIALRPSDTVVIAATPIPGNETSVAKMVDKLMRTGADVIFGQKKVHVSGHGSAEELKFMLSMMKPKYFIPVHGEYKMQKAHQKLAIEVGVEKDNIFIIDKGEVVEFANGQAQKTGKVPSGNVLVDGLGVGDIGNIVLRDRKLLSQDGILVVVVTISKDSHQLISGPEIISRGFVYVRESEALLQEANTKVREVLEKCMSENMKEWSSLKSNVRDTLSQYLFEKTKRRPMIMPIIMEI